In the genome of Triticum urartu cultivar G1812 chromosome 5, Tu2.1, whole genome shotgun sequence, one region contains:
- the LOC125510547 gene encoding uncharacterized protein LOC125510547 produces the protein MASLRGQSSSCNQHRSLPPLPQWQEHKYQCGRPQPVPSRSLRASPAHIIHYTHDTFTGTRVLLPGSMTSTTKGLSLPWLLAFPSPCRPGRALGASPEIVEAP, from the exons ATGGCTAGCTTGC GTGGTCAGTCCAGCTCCTGCAACCAACACAGGTCGTTACCCCCTTTGCCACAATGGCAGGAGCACAAATACCAGTGTGGCCGTCCTCAACCAGTTCCTTCACGCAGCCTCCGCGCAAGCCCTGCTCAT ATTATACACTATACACATGATACTTTTACTGGGACCAGAGTATTACTTCCAG GAAGCATGACAAGCACCACAAAAGGGCTCTCCCTCCCTTGGCTCCTTGCATTCCCTTCTCCTTGCAGACCAGGCCGGGCGCTGGGAGCTTCACCGGAGATCGTCGAGGCGCCATGA